The Kribbella shirazensis genomic interval GGACAGCGGCGGCTGGGTGATGCCGACGACCCGTGCGGCATCGCCGAAGTGCTGCTCCTCGGCCAACGCGATGAAGATCTGCAGATGCCGTTCAGTCAGCATTCAGGACCCTGCTGACCTGCGGTGATATCTACAGACAATCGCCTCATGCGTAAGAGCATATTCGACACGTTCACTTGCTCTCGCCTTGACTGAAGATCCAGACGACGAGAGGGAGACAGCGTGAAGGTGAGTCGGAGGGGAATGCTGACCGGCGCGGCGGCAGCCGGTGCGGCGGGCATAGTCGGCGCAGGCGGCGCGGTCGGGCTCGAGCGCCGGAGCGAGGCGGCGACAACTCGCGACACCAGCAGCACTAGCGGCGCTACTAGTACTAGCAGTGCTAGCGGGAACCTGGCGGCGGGTGAGCCGGTCGAGCTGACCTGGTTCGGGACGCATGCGTGGCAGATCCGGTGCGGTAAGAGCGTCGTACTGACCGATCCGTGGCTGACGCGTTTCAAGACCGGGACGTTCACCCCCGAGGGCGCCGACCCGAAGACCAAACTGGTGATCAAGCCCGAGGTGATCGACAAGCACCTGAGCACCGCGGACGCGATCCTCGTTCACCACGGGCACTACGACCACATGGCCGACGTGCCGTACGTCGCGAAGAAGACGCAGGCCACCGTGCTCTGCACCGAGACGCACGCCAACCTGCTGCGCGCGATGAAGACGCCGAACGATCTGCTGTCACCGGTCCGCGGCGGCGAATACCTGCCGTTCGAGGGCTTCACGATCGAGGTGTTCCCGTCGCTGCACTCCTGCGGCGGCAAGCGGCACACGTACGCGTACCCGGGCTACCGGTACGACGTCCCGCCGCGCCCGCGCGTCATCGAGGACCTGGTCGAGGGCGGCACGCTCGCGTTCGTGATCACGATCGGCGGCGTACGCATCCTCAGCCTGAGTACGGCGAACTTCGACCCGCACGCGCTGCAGGGCCTCCAGGTCGACGTCGTCCTCGCGGCGCCGGGCGGCGAACCCGGCATCACCGACCGCCTGCTCCGGACGATCAAGCCGGTCCGGAAGGTGATCGCCACCCACTGGGACGACTTCGACAAGCCGCTCGAGGAGCCCGGCATCCCGTGGACCGACCTGACTCCGCTGCGCACGTCGGTCGAGAAGACCGGTGCGCAGTTCGTCGTCCTCGATCACCTGCAGAAGGTCACTCTTTGACCCGGTAGTGGTAACGCGAGACGGTCTGGAAACCGAGCCGGTCGTAGAGCGTGCGGGCCGCCGTGTTGTCCTCCAGGACGCTCAGCCAGACCCACCTGCTCGTTGCCGCCTGCAACAGGCCGTGAATGATCGCGGAGGCCAGGCCCTGGCGGCGGAAGCGTTCGTCGACGGCGAGGCAGTACAGACCCGCCGTGTCGTCGACGAGCGCCAGCCGGCCGATCGCCTTCACCCGCGGACCGTCCGGGACGCTCGCGTAGAGCGCCTTCCCCCGGGCGAGGATCTGCTCGGCGGCCGCGCGCGTGTCGGCGCCGCGCCCGTCGATGCTCCACCAGCAGTCCGTCCACGCAGCCGAGGGCGTCGTGGAAATATTCACCTCGGCCGGCGTCGTGTGCAGGTTCGCGAGGACGTCGGAGACGGCGGCGCACTGGACCAGCGTCGGGTTGCGCATCACATACCCACGCGCCTCGAGCTGCGCATCCAGGTCGCTCGGCTGCACCGCCGGGCTGATCTGGAACGACGGCGTGATGCCATGCGCGACGTACAGATTTTCCACGTAATCCAAGGCTTTACCGAGGTCGAACGGCGCACTCTTGGGCAGGACGGAATTGGCGCGCAGGGTGACCCCGGCATTGTGCCGGACCAGCCAGCCGTCCAGCTCCGTGCTGTGCGCGGCGGGCCAGCCTTGGTTCATCAGCGAGTCCATCTGAGCTGCCTCGATCACTCCACCAAGAGTAGAACCCGCCGGATCGAATTGCAAAGAAATGGATACTTATTCATCACCCCCGGATCGTCGCGATCGCGTCCGCGAGCAGGTCGATGCCCTCGACAACTTCCTTGCGCCGCAGTGATCCGTACCCGAACACCAGCCCGGCCGGTCCGTCCCCGGCGACCCAGTACGGTGCCAGCCCGTACACCCCAAGCCCGCGCTGCAGTGCCGCCTCCCGCAGCGCGTCCTCGCCGAGATCGGGCGGCAGCCAGGTCATGACGTGCAGCCCCGCCGACACCCCGACCGGCTCCAGTTCGGGAATCCGGGCCGCCAATCGATCGACCAGCGTGTCCCGCAGTATCCGGTACCGCGGCCGCATCCGCCGGAGGTGCCGGTCGAACTCGCCGCGCGCCACGAAGTCCGCGAACGCCAGCTGATCGAACACCGGCGATCCGCGATCGTCCATCAGCTTCGCCTGCGCCATCGGCTCGACCAGCCACGACGGCAGGATCAGCCACCCGAGCCGCAACCCGGGCGCGAGCGTCTTGCTCGCCGTCCCGGCGTACGCGACCCGATCGGGTGCCAGGCCCTGCATCGCCCCGATCGGCTCCCGGTCGTAGCGGTACTCCGCGTCGTAGTCGTCCTCGATCACCAGCCCGTCCCGAGCCGTGGCCCAGGCGACCAGGGCCGCCCGCGTCTCCGCCGAGGCCACCGCTCCGGTGGGGAACTGATGCGCCGCGGTCACCAGTACGACGTCGGCACCCGACTGCTCCAGCGCGGCGACATCGATGCCGGTCTCCAGCATCGGTACGCCGACCACTTCCAGGCCGGCCGCCTGCGCGACGTCCCGCAGATCGTTGTCGGACGGATCCTCCACCGCGAGTCGCGTGCGGCCCTGCGCGGCCAGGACCTGCAGCAAGAGCCGCGAGCCCTGCGCGAACCCGTTGCAGATCAACATGTTCTCCGGCCGCGCCGCCGTACCGCGAACCCGGTTGAGGTAGTCGGAGAGCGCCGTGCGGAGCTCGATCGTGCCGCGACCGTCGATGTAGGCCAGGCTGCGGTACGGCGTCTCGTTCAGCACCCGGCGTACCGATCGGAGCCAGGCGGCGCGCGGGAACTCGGAGACGTCCGGGCGGCTGTACCGGAAGTCGATCCGCGGCGGACCGCTCGCGGCCGGAGCGGCGATCGTCGGCTCGACGACAGCGATGTCCGCGACCTGCGTCTTGCCCCCGGCACGGCTGACCAGGTACCCCTCGGCGACGAGTTGCTGGTACGCCTCGACGACCACACCGCGGGACAGGCCGAGGTTCTGCGCGAGCGCGCGCGTGGACGGCATCACGGTCTCGGCACGCAGCAGGCCGGCGCGGATCCGGGTGCGGATCCCGCTCTCGAGCTGCTGGTGCAGTGGCACGCCACTGTCCCGGTTCAGCTCGACCAGGAGTTCACCGGCTCCGGAACTGGTCCTCATTCGGCTCACGGAACTGGACCTTATCGACGTGCCGCTGCGCTGTCAGGGTTACGGGACAGACCACTTTCCAGGGAGCTGACACCGATGACCGAGTACCTGCGCACCGGCGACGCCGGCTACGACACAGCGCGCACCGTGTGGAACGCGATGATCGACCGCCGCCCGGCCGTGATCGCCCGGTGCACTTCGACCGCGGAGGTGGCCGAGGCGGTGCGGTTCGGGCGCACGGCCGGCCTGGAGATCGCGGTCCGCTGCGGCGGGCACAACATCGCCGGGCTCGCAGTTCCGGACGGTGGGCTGATGATCGACCTGACGCCGATGAGCGAGGTCCGGGTGGATCCGGCGCTGCGGCGGGCGTGGGTGCAGGGCGGTGCGCTGCTGGGCGAGCTGGACAAGGCGGCGCAGGAGTACGGGCTGGCGACGACGGCCGGGAACGTCTCGCACACCGGTGTCGGCGGTCTGACGCTCGGCGGCGGGATGGGGTGGCTGGCGCGGCGGTTCGGGCTGTCCTGCGACAACGTGATCTCGTACGAGGTGGTGACCGCGGACGGCGCGGTCGTGCGGGCGAGCGCGGACGAGAACGCCGAGCTGTTCTGGGGCCTGCGGGGTGGTGGCGGGAACTTCGGGATCGTCACCTCGTTCGAGTTCCAGCTGCACGAGATCGGGACGCGGGCGCTGATCGTGGAGCTCAGCTACCCGATGTCGGCCGGTTTCGACGTACTGCGGGGCTGGCGGGAGCTGAACGTCACGGCGCCGCGGGAGGCGACGTTCACCGCGAACATCACCGGGGACTCGTTGACGGTCGGGTACGTGTGGGTCGGCGAGGGCGGGGAGGAGCTGCTGCCGGCGTTCCGCGCGCTCGGTCCCGTCACGGGTGAGATGGTCGAGGAGACGACGTACCTGACGCTGCAGACGCGCGACGACAACGTGCAGGGGCACCGGTTCCGGCGGTACTGGAAGGGGCATTACTTCAAGACGCTGCCGGACGAGGCGATCCGGGCGTTGCTGGACAACCCGGGCGTGGGAGCGAGTCTGCAGGCGTACGGCGGGGCGATCGCCGACGTACCGGACGACGCGGCGGCGTTCAGCCACCGGGACACGCAGTTCGAATTCGTCACCGCGACCCGCTGGGAGGACCCGGCGGAGGACGCGACCCGGATCGCGACGTTGCGCGGGTACGCCGCCGCGCTCGCGCCGTACGCGAACGGCGCGTACGTGAACACGCTGAACGACGACCCGATCCAGCGGGCCTTCCCGCCCGCGAAGCTGGAGCGGCTCGTCGCGCTGAAGACGGCGTACGACCCGGCCAACGTTTTCCACCTGAACCAGAACATCAGGCCGGCCGGCCTGAGGGACGAGACCGGCGCGGCATGATGGATCTGTGACGACAGAGTTGACGCCCGAGCTCGCGGCGACGATCGAGGAAGCGTTCGCGCGGCGGGACCGGGCGAACATGGGGCCGACGATCGCCTTCTTCGAGAAGCTGCTGACCGAGCATCCGGACAACCCGTACGTGCTGTACGAGGTCGGCGGGTCGTACGACACCGCCGGGCTGGAGGAGAAGGCGGTCGGGTACTACGAGCGCGCGCTGCCCGGGCTGACCGGGGAGACGCGGCGGAAATGCCTGCTGCAGTACGGCAGCACACTGCGCAACCTGCACCGCTTCGACGAGTCGCTGGCCGTGTTCAAGCAGGCGTGTGCGGAGTACCCGGAATCGGACTCGCTGCGGGTGTTCAAGGCGCTCACGCTGCAGGCCGCCGGGCACAAGGACAAGGCGCTGGCCACGCTGCTGCTGGTGATCGCCGACAAGGTCGACTCGGCGGAGATCAAGCGCTACGAGGCGGCGATCCGCGGCAACGCTGACTATCTCGCGGGTCTCGGCTAACTCGACCGACGGCTAGCGTTTGCGGGCGAGGCCGCCGTAGATGACGTCGCGGACGTCGACCGGCGGCTCCTCGTCCACGCGGCCGCCGGGGACGTGCCATTCGGCCAGGCGGACGATCCCCGGCTGGAAGATCTCGGTCCCGCCGAACAGCGCCGAGATCTGCTCGACCGACCGGAACGCCAGATCCGGGAACGCCTGCGTCACCTTCGCGGACAGCTCCGTCACCAACTCGTCGACCGGCCCGCCGTCACCCGGCTTGCACGCGTGGGTGATGGCGAGGAACGACCCCGGAGGCAGCGCGTCGACGTACGCCCGAGCGATCCGCTTGGTCTCTTCGTAGTCGGCGACGTGGTGCAGCATCAGCGCCATCACCAGCGCGACCGGCTCACCCGCGGCCAGCAGGGCGGCGACCGCCGGATCCGCCAGCACCTCGTCCGGCTTCGTCAGGTCCGCGGCACTGAACTGGGTCCGGTCGTTGTCCAGCAACAGCGCCCGCCCGTGGGCGACCACGGACGGATCGTTGTCGATGTAGACCACCGAAGCGCCGAGGTTCGCCCGCTGGGCGATCTGGTGGGTGTTCTCGGCGGTCGGCAGCCCGGAGCCGGCGTCGATGAACCGCCGTACGCCGGCCTCCGCGGCCAGCCAGGTGATCACCTCTTTGAGCCAGGCCCGGTTCGCCCGCGCCCACTCCGGGGCCTCCGGCGCGATCTTCATGATCTGCCGGTACAGCTCGCGGTCGGGCTCGTAGTTGTCCTTGCCGCCGAGGAAGTAGTCGTACACCCGGGCGACGCTCGGACGTGTGGTGTCGATCCCGTGCGCGACCAGCCCGCTGTCGTACGTCGGCTGATCGGTCACACCGTCTCCTCACGTTCGCGGGGGCGCACGTCCGCTCCGAGCGTAACGCACGGAGAGTCAGCGTTTCAGCACGGCGTGTTCAAACGGCGTTGAACCTCAATCTCCACAGGGCTTTCAGCACCACGCAGGCCGAGGTATCAGCAGGCGCAGGCTGTGCCGTCAGCACGCGCAGGCGACACCGCGCGGCGCCACGAGCGGGTCGGACTCGCGCCGCTCGACCCCGTCCGCGGTCTCGACCGGGCCGCCTTCGCGCACCCAGTACTCGAACCCGCCGATCATCTCCTTCACCGGATACCCGAGCCGCGCGAACGCGAGCGCCGCCTGAGTGGCCCCGTTGCAGCCCGGTCCCCAGCAGTACGTCACCACCGTCACCCCATCCGGCACGAGACCCGCCGCCCGCTCCGCGATCTCACGATGCGGCAGATGGATCGCCCCCGGCAGATGCCCCTGATCCCAGCTCTCCCGGCTCCGGCTGTCCACCAGCACCCACCCGGTCACCCCGGCACCGATGTCCGCGGCCACATCAGCCGCATCCACCTCGAACGAAAGCCGCCCACCAAAGTGCGCCACAGCCGCATCCGACCCCGCCGCCGGCGTCCGCAGCACAGCCGAGTTCTCCATACCGATTCTCCTCACACATCCGGGAGCCCCCAGCGTCAGCCATCGAGGATGTACGGCGACAGTGGCAGAAATGCCCTAGTGCATCAAGATTCAGCCGCGGCGTGGTGTGATCTTTGCTCGGGCCCGGGCGACCTTGATCGCCTGTTTCAGCGTGTCTACGTCGTACGCGCCGTAGTGCCGTTGTCCGTTGATGAAGAAGGTCGGGGTGCCGGAGACGCCGCTGGTGTCCGCCGACTCCACGTCCTGTGCGACTCGCGCGGCTGCCACGTGGCGTTTTACGTCGTCGTGCAACCGATCGGTGTCCAGACCGAGCTGTTCCGCGTAGCCGATCAGGTCCTTCGGCTGGAGCTTGTCCTGGTTCGCGAGCAGCAGATCGTGCATCTCCCAGAACGCCCCCTGCGCGGCCGCCGCCTCGGCGACCTCCGCGGCGATCTGCGCGCGGGGGTGTACGTCGGTCAACGGCAGATGCCGCCAGACGTAGCGCAGGTCGTCGTCGTGCAGCAGATCCCGTACGACGGGCTCGGCGATCCCGCAGTACGGACACTCGAAGTCGCCGTACTCGACGAGCGTCACCGACGCCGTCTCCGGCCCGCGGATGTGATCCCGCTCGGGATCGACCGGGTCGGTCAGATCCACCAACTGTTCAGCGTCGCCGAGCAATGCCATCGCCTTCTTCGGCGGCGACAGCAACTTGGCCGCGCGGAACACCGCCCAGGTGATCGCCGACGCGACGATCACCGCGGACAGCAGCCCGACCTTCGCTTCGGCCAACTGCGGCCCGTCGAACGCGATCGTTGCAATCAGCAACGACACCGTGAACCCGATCCCCGCGATCGTCCCGCTGCCGGCGACGGCGGCCCAACCGACACCCGGGCGGATCCGGCCGGCGGTGAGGCGCTCGAGCAGCCAGGACACGGTGATCACCGCGACCGGCTTGCCGACGACGTACCCGAGCAGGATGCCGAGCGTGATCGGCGACGTGAACGCCCGTCCGAGGAACGCCGCGTCGATGGTCACCCCGGCGTTCGCGAGCCCGAAGAGCGGGACGATCAGGTAGCTGGTCCACGGGTGGTACAGGTACTGGAGGCGCTCGTTCGGCGAGATCGTCGTGGTCAGACCGACGGTCGCGGACCGCGCCAGCTCCGGCGTCGGCTGCTCGCGGAACAGGCGGAACCGGCCGGTCGCCTCCTCGAGTTCTTCCCGTCCGGGCGAGTACGCCGGCGCGGTCAACCCGATCGCGAGGCCGGCGACAACGGGATCGACACCACTCTCGAGCAGGGCGGCCCAGATCAGCACGCCGAGGATGACGTAGATCCACGCCTTGCGGACGCGGAACAGCGAGAGCGCGAGTACGACGGCGAACGCGCTGAGCGCGAGAACGAGCGGCATCAACCGAATGTTCTCGCTGTAGACGACGGCGATCACGACCAGCGCGAGGAGGTCGTCGACCACGAACACCGTCAGCAGGAACACCCGCACCCGATCCGGCACGCCCCGTCCGACCAGCGCGAGCAGACCGAGCGCGAGCGCGGTGTCGGTCGACATCGCGACGCCCCAGCCGTGTGACCCCGGCCCGCCGGCGTTGAACGCCAGGTAGATCAGTACCGGCACGATCATCCCGGCGATCCCCGCGAGCATCGGCAGGACGAACCGGCTGCGCTCCCGCAGGTCACCGAGGTCGAACTCCCGCCGCGCCTCCAGTCCCACGACCAGAAAGAACAGCGTCATCAGCCCGCTGTTGATCCACTCCCGCAGATCCAGCCCCAGCTCGTCGTGCCCCAGCCCGATCGACAGCTCGGTCCGCCACACCTCGTCGTACAGTCCCGGCGCCACGTTGGCCCACAGCAGGGCCACCACGATCGCTGCCGCCAGTACGCCGGAACTCCCCGCCTCGGTGCGCAAGAACGCCCGCAACGGCGCCGCGAACTCCCGCCGCCAGTTGGTCCGCCCGCCCAACAGACCAGAGACGTCCGCCATAACCCGAACTGTAGCCGCGGCCGCTCAGCGCCTGCGGCGCGAACTGCGGGCGGTCAGCGGGCGGGCTGGAGGTAGCTGACGAGGAAGAGCGGTCCGTTTCCAACACAGTCCTGCCCCGTCCACGTGTCCTTGGAGCCGACGCCGCCCCCGGCGATGTCCAGGAGCACACCTGAGCGCGCGACGACCTCGTTCGCGCCGTCGAGGATCTCGAAGGACTCGGAATTGCCCCGGACGCTGTACCCCCGAGGCCAGACGAGCGTCGTCGCAGAGCCACCTGAGCCGGCCCGCACGCAACCGCTCGCGTCAACGGTCAACATGGCTTTGAGGCCGGCCTCCATCCCACCGGGCATCTCTGAATCGGACCGGACGATTCGTGGGGGCACGTCGGACGGCCCGCCTGCTGTCGGCGGCTGGTCGGGGCCGGGGCGGACGGCCCACGCGGTACCTGCGATGACCGCTGCGGAGGCAAGCGCGACGCCCCCAACCGCGAGGCGGCGGTTGCGGATTCGCCGGTGCCGGATGCGGCCGACGACCACGTCCTCTGCGAGGTCGACGGCGTCGCTGCCTTCGGCGGCTGCGGCGCGGAGGAGTTCTCGAAGGTCGGTCATAGCGCACTCTCCTCGTTGACGCCGAGCTGCACGGCGAGCTTGGCCCGGGCGTCGGACAGGTGACGTTTCACGGTGCCTTCCGCGCAGCCGAGCTCGTCGGCGACCTCGGTCACCGTCAGGTCCTCGTAGTACCGCAGGACGACACAGGCCCGCTGCCGCGGCGACAGCGTCCCGAGAGCCCGGCGTACGTCGTCCGCCACAGCAAGCTGGTCGTCGTCGTGGTGTGGTGGATCGACCAGGAGGTGGCGCGTCGCGTTCCACCGCTTGAGCCGTCGGCGGCTGTCGACGTACTGGTTCAGCATCGCGCGCCGGACGTACGCCTCGAGCTGATCGATGTCCTCACCGACGCGCCGCCGGCCGAACACCCGCGTGAGCGCCTCCTGCACCAGGTCACTCGCGGCCGCCGGGTCACCGGTCAACAGGTACGCGTAGCTCCGCAGCGCGCCACCACGCGTCGCCAGCAACGCCCGGAAGGCCTGCTCCCAGTCGGCCACCCCACCACCCGTCCTCTCACCTAGACAGACGAACAACCAGCCCGACACGTTGGGGGCCACCCTCGGCTAACACTCCAAGAGGTCAGGAATGCATGATGTGCGTGCCCGACCCGCACGTACATGCCCTGGAGATGTCAGTGACCGAGCCTGAACTCGCCAACTCGGCGGACACGTTCGCCCGGCTGGCGATCGAGCTGCATGACGCTCCTGGTGTCGAGGAGACCGTCGACGCCGTCGTGCAGTTCGCGCTGCATGCCCTCAACTGCAAGTACGCCGGTGTCGCGCTGTACACCCGGGGTTCGCGGGCGGAGATCGCCGCCGTGACCGACTCGGTCGTCAGCGACCTGTACGAATCGCAGATCAGCGCGGACAGCGGCTCCCTCATCACCGCGCTGCGCGAGCGCACCACCGTCCTGATCCGGGACACCACGACCGACGAGCGCTGGCCGGAGCACAGCACGAAGGTCGCCGCGCTCGGGATCCGCAGCGTTCTCGACGTACCGTTGGCGACCGGTGACACACCGCGCAGTACCGTCGGCGTTCTCGGGCTCTACAGCGAGCAGCCGGACGCGTTCACCGCTGACGACGAGGCGATCGCGCACATCCTCGCGCAGCACGCGTCGGTCGCGGTGGCGTCCGCGCGGCAGGAGGAGACGATGGCGCAGGCTGTCGACGCGCGGAAGCTGGTCGGTCAGGCGATGGGGATCCTGATGGAGCGCTTCGACGTGGACGGCGACCGGGCGTTCGCGATCCTCAAGCGGTACTCGCAGGACACCAACACCAAACTGCGCGACGTCGCGCAGCAACTCGTCGCTACGCGCAGGCTTCCGCACTGACCGCGATCTGACACCGTTGTCCAGGCGCCGACAGCGGCAATCCGTTGCATACTGCGGAATGGAGCCTGACGCCGGGACTTGTGCGGCCAGTACCGCGGACCGGGTCACGTCCCGGCGTCTCACTTCCGGTCACGCCGGCGGCCTCAGGCTAATCTGGCGCAATGGGTGAGTGGCGGCCGCTGGCGGGTCCCTCGCGGCAGGTGGCGCTGGAGATCCTGCTCGACGGGCCGTTGTCGCGTGCCGAGCTGTCCCGCCGCGTCGGCCTGTCCCCCGGCAGCCTGACCCGGTTGACGAAGCCGATGGTCGAGTCCGGGCTGCTGGTCGAGGTCGAGGTCGGCCCGACCGACGCCCGCGTCGGCCGGCCGTCGCAACCGCTCGACCTCGACGCCCACGCGCATCACTTCGTCGGCATCAAGCTCACCGGCGACTCCGCGATCGGCGTCCTCACGACCCTGCGCGCCGACGTTCTCGCGAGCGTCGAACGCCCGATCATCGATCCCACCCCGTCCGCCGTCGCCGACCTGGTCCTCGAGCTCACCGACGAGTTGCAGCTCCAGGTCCCCGGAGGTACGCCGATC includes:
- a CDS encoding GAF and ANTAR domain-containing protein codes for the protein MSVTEPELANSADTFARLAIELHDAPGVEETVDAVVQFALHALNCKYAGVALYTRGSRAEIAAVTDSVVSDLYESQISADSGSLITALRERTTVLIRDTTTDERWPEHSTKVAALGIRSVLDVPLATGDTPRSTVGVLGLYSEQPDAFTADDEAIAHILAQHASVAVASARQEETMAQAVDARKLVGQAMGILMERFDVDGDRAFAILKRYSQDTNTKLRDVAQQLVATRRLPH
- a CDS encoding FAD-binding oxidoreductase, which codes for MTEYLRTGDAGYDTARTVWNAMIDRRPAVIARCTSTAEVAEAVRFGRTAGLEIAVRCGGHNIAGLAVPDGGLMIDLTPMSEVRVDPALRRAWVQGGALLGELDKAAQEYGLATTAGNVSHTGVGGLTLGGGMGWLARRFGLSCDNVISYEVVTADGAVVRASADENAELFWGLRGGGGNFGIVTSFEFQLHEIGTRALIVELSYPMSAGFDVLRGWRELNVTAPREATFTANITGDSLTVGYVWVGEGGEELLPAFRALGPVTGEMVEETTYLTLQTRDDNVQGHRFRRYWKGHYFKTLPDEAIRALLDNPGVGASLQAYGGAIADVPDDAAAFSHRDTQFEFVTATRWEDPAEDATRIATLRGYAAALAPYANGAYVNTLNDDPIQRAFPPAKLERLVALKTAYDPANVFHLNQNIRPAGLRDETGAA
- a CDS encoding SAM-dependent methyltransferase, with amino-acid sequence MTDQPTYDSGLVAHGIDTTRPSVARVYDYFLGGKDNYEPDRELYRQIMKIAPEAPEWARANRAWLKEVITWLAAEAGVRRFIDAGSGLPTAENTHQIAQRANLGASVVYIDNDPSVVAHGRALLLDNDRTQFSAADLTKPDEVLADPAVAALLAAGEPVALVMALMLHHVADYEETKRIARAYVDALPPGSFLAITHACKPGDGGPVDELVTELSAKVTQAFPDLAFRSVEQISALFGGTEIFQPGIVRLAEWHVPGGRVDEEPPVDVRDVIYGGLARKR
- a CDS encoding sigma-70 family RNA polymerase sigma factor, whose amino-acid sequence is MADWEQAFRALLATRGGALRSYAYLLTGDPAAASDLVQEALTRVFGRRRVGEDIDQLEAYVRRAMLNQYVDSRRRLKRWNATRHLLVDPPHHDDDQLAVADDVRRALGTLSPRQRACVVLRYYEDLTVTEVADELGCAEGTVKRHLSDARAKLAVQLGVNEESAL
- a CDS encoding tetratricopeptide repeat protein yields the protein MTTELTPELAATIEEAFARRDRANMGPTIAFFEKLLTEHPDNPYVLYEVGGSYDTAGLEEKAVGYYERALPGLTGETRRKCLLQYGSTLRNLHRFDESLAVFKQACAEYPESDSLRVFKALTLQAAGHKDKALATLLLVIADKVDSAEIKRYEAAIRGNADYLAGLG
- a CDS encoding rhodanese-like domain-containing protein, with product MENSAVLRTPAAGSDAAVAHFGGRLSFEVDAADVAADIGAGVTGWVLVDSRSRESWDQGHLPGAIHLPHREIAERAAGLVPDGVTVVTYCWGPGCNGATQAALAFARLGYPVKEMIGGFEYWVREGGPVETADGVERRESDPLVAPRGVACAC
- a CDS encoding PLP-dependent aminotransferase family protein; this encodes MRTSSGAGELLVELNRDSGVPLHQQLESGIRTRIRAGLLRAETVMPSTRALAQNLGLSRGVVVEAYQQLVAEGYLVSRAGGKTQVADIAVVEPTIAAPAASGPPRIDFRYSRPDVSEFPRAAWLRSVRRVLNETPYRSLAYIDGRGTIELRTALSDYLNRVRGTAARPENMLICNGFAQGSRLLLQVLAAQGRTRLAVEDPSDNDLRDVAQAAGLEVVGVPMLETGIDVAALEQSGADVVLVTAAHQFPTGAVASAETRAALVAWATARDGLVIEDDYDAEYRYDREPIGAMQGLAPDRVAYAGTASKTLAPGLRLGWLILPSWLVEPMAQAKLMDDRGSPVFDQLAFADFVARGEFDRHLRRMRPRYRILRDTLVDRLAARIPELEPVGVSAGLHVMTWLPPDLGEDALREAALQRGLGVYGLAPYWVAGDGPAGLVFGYGSLRRKEVVEGIDLLADAIATIRG
- a CDS encoding MBL fold metallo-hydrolase; this translates as MKVSRRGMLTGAAAAGAAGIVGAGGAVGLERRSEAATTRDTSSTSGATSTSSASGNLAAGEPVELTWFGTHAWQIRCGKSVVLTDPWLTRFKTGTFTPEGADPKTKLVIKPEVIDKHLSTADAILVHHGHYDHMADVPYVAKKTQATVLCTETHANLLRAMKTPNDLLSPVRGGEYLPFEGFTIEVFPSLHSCGGKRHTYAYPGYRYDVPPRPRVIEDLVEGGTLAFVITIGGVRILSLSTANFDPHALQGLQVDVVLAAPGGEPGITDRLLRTIKPVRKVIATHWDDFDKPLEEPGIPWTDLTPLRTSVEKTGAQFVVLDHLQKVTL
- the nhaA gene encoding Na+/H+ antiporter NhaA codes for the protein MADVSGLLGGRTNWRREFAAPLRAFLRTEAGSSGVLAAAIVVALLWANVAPGLYDEVWRTELSIGLGHDELGLDLREWINSGLMTLFFLVVGLEARREFDLGDLRERSRFVLPMLAGIAGMIVPVLIYLAFNAGGPGSHGWGVAMSTDTALALGLLALVGRGVPDRVRVFLLTVFVVDDLLALVVIAVVYSENIRLMPLVLALSAFAVVLALSLFRVRKAWIYVILGVLIWAALLESGVDPVVAGLAIGLTAPAYSPGREELEEATGRFRLFREQPTPELARSATVGLTTTISPNERLQYLYHPWTSYLIVPLFGLANAGVTIDAAFLGRAFTSPITLGILLGYVVGKPVAVITVSWLLERLTAGRIRPGVGWAAVAGSGTIAGIGFTVSLLIATIAFDGPQLAEAKVGLLSAVIVASAITWAVFRAAKLLSPPKKAMALLGDAEQLVDLTDPVDPERDHIRGPETASVTLVEYGDFECPYCGIAEPVVRDLLHDDDLRYVWRHLPLTDVHPRAQIAAEVAEAAAAQGAFWEMHDLLLANQDKLQPKDLIGYAEQLGLDTDRLHDDVKRHVAAARVAQDVESADTSGVSGTPTFFINGQRHYGAYDVDTLKQAIKVARARAKITPRRG
- a CDS encoding GNAT family N-acetyltransferase; translated protein: MIEAAQMDSLMNQGWPAAHSTELDGWLVRHNAGVTLRANSVLPKSAPFDLGKALDYVENLYVAHGITPSFQISPAVQPSDLDAQLEARGYVMRNPTLVQCAAVSDVLANLHTTPAEVNISTTPSAAWTDCWWSIDGRGADTRAAAEQILARGKALYASVPDGPRVKAIGRLALVDDTAGLYCLAVDERFRRQGLASAIIHGLLQAATSRWVWLSVLEDNTAARTLYDRLGFQTVSRYHYRVKE